Proteins found in one Venturia canescens isolate UGA chromosome 8, ASM1945775v1, whole genome shotgun sequence genomic segment:
- the LOC122414357 gene encoding probable 28S rRNA (cytosine(4447)-C(5))-methyltransferase, which produces MGRKAKFNETVVPSGPGRKAKKQRDPTFPKQITEKEPTSLSHRQKQRAKKRASKKQRADGPKAKKIKAVKKEESTSDGEEDEEEYVSEDEENQNQQPGAFVRAPPPESSEEGSGEEDDSSEQSTDNDNNDEEDEDNDDDELPIEKANRRLKIKQKKERKLEQAEMLDSISRQCVFAFPTEEELNEPTSLKDVQQRIRDVIMVLEDFKKLRQADKSRTDYVELLRTDLCSYYSYNTFLMEKLMQIFAFSELVEFLEASEVQRPMTIRTNTLKTRRRDLAQALINRGVNLDPVGKWTKVGLVIYSSQVPMGATPEYLAGHYIIQGASSFLPVMALEPKENERILDMSAAPGGKSSHIAALMKNTGVLFANDLNQERLKAVIGNFHRLGIVNSVICSYDGRKIPSIIKGFDRVLLDAPCTGTGVVAKDPSVKTNKDEVDVQRCCTLQRELLLAAIDSVNHRSESGGIIVYSTCSILPEENEWIVDYALKKRDVKLLPTGLDFGTEGFTNYRHHRFHPSLKLTKRFYPHLHNMDGFFVAKLKKFSNIIPKRNDNIDDENERKQEEEENDASP; this is translated from the exons ATGGGTCGAAAAgcgaaattcaatgaaacGGTCGTGCCCAGTGGACCAGGCAGAAAAGCCAAGAAACAGCGTGATCCTACATTCCCAAAACAAATAACAG AAAAAGAACCAACTAGTTTGAGCCACAGACAGAAGCAAAGGGCCAAGAAAAGGGCGTCCAAGAAGCAGCGAGCAGATGGACccaaagcaaaaaaaatcaaagcagTTAAGAAGGAAGAATCCACCTCAGATGGG GAGGAGGATGAAGAAGAATATGTTTCAGAGGATGAGGAGAATCAAAATCAGCAACCAGGAGCATTTGTCAGAGCACCTCCGCCCGAATCAAGCGAAGAGGGATCCGGTGAAGAAGATGATAGTAGCGAACAAAGCACGGACAACGATAACAACGATGAGGAAGATGAGGATAACGACGACGATGAGTTACCTATAGAAAAAGCAAATAGAAGATTGAAGATTAAACAGAAAAAAGAACG AAAGCTCGAACAAGCGGAAATGCTAGATTCGATTAGCCGCCAATGTGTGTTTGCCTTTCCGACCGAAGAAGAACTGAACGAACCAACGAGTCTCAAAGATGTCCAGCAACGAATACGTGATGTAATAATGGTACTGGaggatttcaaaaaattacgtCAAGCCGATAAATCACGTACCGATTATGTTGAATTGTTGCGAACCGATCTCTGCTCGTACTACAGttacaatacatttttaatgGAAAAGTTGATGCAAATATTTGCGTTTAGTGAGCTTGTAGAATTTCTTGAAGCTAGCGAAGTTCAAAGGCCGATGACCATCAGAACAAACACTTTAAAAACTCGTAGACGTGATTTAGCTCAA GCTCTGATCAATCGAGGCGTCAATCTCGATCCGGTTGGCAAGTGGACCAAAGTCGGTCTCGTGATTTACTCTTCCCAAGTCCCAATGGGAGCGACTCCTGAATATCTAGCTGGTCACTACATCATTCAGGGCGCCTCCAGTTTTCTTCCGGTCATGGCCCTTGAGCCCAAGGAAAATGAGAGAATATTAGACATGAGTGCGGCACCGGGCGGTAAATCGTCCCATATTGCCGCCCTCATGAAAAACACAGGAGTATTGTTCGCAAATGACCTCAATCAAGAGCGGTTGAAGGCCGTTATAGGAAATTTTCACAGGCTAGGAATTGTCAATTCCGTGATTTGCAGTTACGATGGCCGGAAAATACCTTCG ATAATAAAAGGATTTGATCGGGTTCTGTTGGACGCACCCTGCACGGGTACGGGAGTCGTCGCCAAGGATCCAAGCGTGAAAACGAATAAAGATGAGGTTGACGTGCAACGTTGTTGCACACTTCAGCGAGAATTATTGCTCGCGGCGATAGATTCCGTAAACCACCGTTCCGAATCCGGTGGCATAATCGTTTACTCGACCTGCTCCATATTACCGGAAGAAAACGAGTGGATCGTCGATTACGCTCTAAAAAAGCGAGACGTTAAGCTTCTTCCCACAGGTTTGGATTTTGGTACAGAGGGCTTTACCAACTATCGCCACCACAGGTTCCATCCCTCTCTCAAACtgacgaaacgattttatccCCATCTTCACAATATGGATGGTTTCTTTGTTgcaaaactcaaaaaattctcaaacatCATACCAAAACGGAATGACAATATTGATGACGAGAATGAGCGGAaacaggaggaggaggagaacgATGCATCGccttaa
- the LOC122414524 gene encoding F-box only protein 21-like — translation MITSDVLVNSLPCEVLDQILENEDLQITDVVNFSLTCKHLYWTVSESNKLWRTKFLQRWPHLQEAFDELHNTAEETKNPNWRYETKERLLTRRRLLEKLSRMSAKHYGKMELSAPDMKEYDPMFLTEYGARLMSYHYLVDELIMLIEQPLEICNLTHKHYAYKVVTYLKQTYLAKEWEKFVALSPEKQTSERGAILVAQWSQPEKRVSPRKVSEMIDDMAQKTRNLITESYPDIPINLVPRETLARWKTENLKDNQWDNEYSRTIVSALCKVMFHDLGFHGNSEMYYSSKNSFIDEVLIHKQGIPITLAIVFESAARRLGLHCETVSFPAHFLLRWKERYIPRTKEDEEVESYYIDVFNGGQFLTRNSCSAIAGATRCPIEKYNFHRTTSAVKVVQRMANNLEVAGRQRTQLYGRAARLRSALELLHLVKPRDTNTIIDLGRFYMLHQMDVTGLIETLNDMLLNSSQEEQDSLGQAKHIIEMLEDYEKRIELNSPKPKKRTPEIKYAVGMIMTDTLNHRCVITGWDTKWDKARSNEYTPELISAWVHGNQQPFYYIYGENGSSRYAAQENLFISNTPAAINHHEIGKNFCKFMKTYYMPNEEKAREYPEDEEFRDKMLRILYNAAPTTSSS, via the exons ATGATTACGAGTGACGTTTTGGTGAATTCGCTTCCGTGCGAAGTTCTAGATCAAATCTTGGAAAATGAAGATTTACAAATAACGGACGTCGTGAATTTCTCACTAACGTGCAAACATCTCTACTGGACCGTGTCGGAGAGCAACAAATTGTGGAGgacaaaatttttgcaaag GTGGCCCCATTTACAAGAAGCTTTTGACGAGTTGCACAACACTgcggaagaaacaaaaaatccaaATTGGCGCTACGAAACTAAAGAGCGCCTGTTGACTAGGAGACGGTTGCTGGAAAAATTGTCTCGAATGTCAGCCAAACATTATGGGAAAATGGAACTCTCTGCTCCTGACATGAAAGAATACGATCCAATGTTCTTGACGGAGTATGGTGCTAGGCTCATGAGTTATCATTATTTGGTGGACGAACTGATTATGCTCATTGAACAACCCTTAGA GATATGCAACCTTACCCACAAGCACTATGCATACAAAGTAGTTACGTACCTCAAACAGACGTATCTGGCCAAAGAGTGGGAAAAATTTGTAGCTCTATCGCCAGAGAAACAGACGAGCGAACGTGGTGCGATTTTAGTTGCCCAATGGAGTCAACCGGAAAAACGCGTTTCTCCTCGAAAAGTATCGGAAATGATTGACGATATGGCtcaaaaaactcgaaatttgaTCACCGAAAGTTATCCGGATATACCTATTAATCTTGTGCCGCGTGAAACACTTGCAAGATGGAAAACTGAAAATCTTAAAGACAATCAGTGGGACAACGAGTACTCGAGAACAATAGTCTCTGCCCTGTGTAAAGTAATGTTTCACGATCTGGGCTTTCACGGAAACAGCGAAATGTATTATTCTTCTAAAAATTCCTTCATCGACGAG GTGTTGATACACAAGCAGGGTATTCCTATCACGCTGGCGATAGTTTTCGAGAGCGCTGCGCGAAGACTCGGACTTCACTGCGAAACGGTCAGCTTTCCCGCTCATTTCCTTCTCCGTTGGAAAGAGAGATA TATTCCCAGGACCAAAGAGGATGAAGAGGTTGAGAGTTACTACATCGACGTGTTCAACGGCGGTCAATTTCTGACGAGAAACAGTTGTTCTGCTATCGCTGGTGCCACGAGATGTCCAATTGAAAAGTACAACTTTCATCGAACCACCAGCGCCGTTAAA GTCGTTCAACGAATGGCTAATAATTTGGAAGTTGCCGGAAGGCAAAGAACTCAATTGTACGGTCGAGCGGCCCGTTTGCGTTCGGCACTGGAACTCCTACATCTCGTAAAGCCCCGCGATACCAATACAATCATTGATCTCGGCCGTTTTTATATGCTTCACCAAATGGACGTTACCGGACTGATCGAAACACTCAATGATATGCTGCTCAATTCGAGTCAAGAGGAGCAAGATTCATTGGGTCAAGCCAAACATATAATAGAAATGCTGGAGGACTACGAAAAACGGATAGAG CTCAATTCACCAAAACCCAAAAAGAGAACTCCCGAAATCAAATACGCGGTTGGCATGATCATGACCGACACATTGAACCATCGATGCGTCATAACTGGATGGGACACGAAATGGGATAAAGCCCGCAGCAACGAGTATACTCCGGAGTTGATAAGCGCCTGGGTCCATGGGAATCAACAACCCTTTTATTACATTTATGGCGAGAACGGCTCGTCTCGATACGCTGCCCAAG AAAACTTGTTTATCTCAAATACACCGGCTGCGATCAATCATCACGAGATCGGTAAAAATTTCTGTAAATTCATGAAAACGTATTACATGCCCAACGAGGAAAAGGCCCGAGAGTATCCCGAAGATGAAGAATTTCGTGACAAAATGCTTAGGATTCTCTACAACGCAGCGCCGACCACCTCCTCTTCGTAG
- the LOC122414523 gene encoding uncharacterized protein, with translation MDNREHAVTPKSSDDHSVETLAEVFRCFICMEKLRDAHLCPHCSKLCCYTCVRRWLTEQRSQCPHCRASLHLHELVNCRWVEEVTQQLDALQAAGISNFAHDDSIRDRCTLHREKLSVYCWTCVRCICHQCALWGGTHSGHTFKPLEEVYEHHVTQIKGEVGQLKRRLTELISLVQEVERNVESVRAAKDERVREIRNAVELMIARLDSQLKAKLLTLMGQKNSLTLETEQLEALLQEVEHQLHSCTRSELIVKSPELSRMIHQIRKKPMTSFVTAPVPADFHSEIVPGYDSATFAMQHFTQLQLKADPVYSAPLHVNGLCWRLKVYPDGNGVVRGNYLSVFLELSAGLPETSKYEYRVEMIHQGSRDTSKNIVREFASDFEIGECWGYNRFFRLDLLATEGYLNTELDTLILRFQVRPPTFYQRCRDQQWYISQLVTVQNQYATQINELKERLAIEISRNAITTPRVTSGPSAINLASLNLQQQQQQNQVAGEPLINISTTQALDNFHPNLPNSSTPTRSVQNILMNNADSPAVCSLLSSQPCEIPDIGGARPPLGSVSTTISSVSSKSNTNGSISSPKTVKQQQQQRMGCTSASEPTSTNDCTGITAAGGDCRILNGETPSPTHHSSPTMLRDLQSLHIPSSSSSSSSSGSSDSGDMSEHDIYLDDCEPNVTLPDDNSNDENDVDDETMSGENDVEIAEALVPWIRPKQRVKDRRENDTNTPDSNVGLGRGKNDGSEDEIMLLHLFKMQDRKPPPAGWSSLRKHFRDKFAEVARLANITTGSPTGHGSPLVASPICNAASYSHKHPDSRENPTTSTCGTGGCSNVAQSIVDRHRSPDYCRISPRTPNNRWLPDVAAAAVSLPSTASSLCGLSTGTTKSEPATRSNSLDCDKDSLNSFTTAINRYNTTEPTSESLRANPDLSVPNVALDSNKIISKNVAEALSPSGTQVTDAVARSCGQQAQGDGSRILDLTYQLIKCMPRGPVAEEAASAFWAEMRTQAIREGLFVDREASVGSGSGRSSSSSNEGIVVGPCSGGTNNGASAIHPVSPMATFEGPSNANLTPTAAAAAAAATGTTIPAPNPNNYSWTPPPPYQHKHDHAQCLEGRKKNV, from the exons ATGGACAACAGAGAACACGCCGTTACACCCAAGAGTTCGGACGATCATAGCGTGGAG ACGCTTGCCGAAGTATTCAGATGTTTCATctgtatggaaaaacttcgAGATGCCCATCTTTGTCCCCACTGCAGTAAATTGTGCTGTTATACATGTGTCAGAAGATGGTTGACCGAGCAAAGATCCCAGTGTCCCCACTGCAGAGCCTCTCTACATCTTCATGAACTTGTCAATTGTAGATGGGTAGAAGAAGTCACCCAACAGTTGGATGCTCTTCAAGCTGCTGGAATATCAAACTTTGCTCATGACGATTCCATCAGAGACAG GTGCACTCTCCATCGAGAAAAATTATCGGTGTACTGCTGGACCTGCGTCAGATGTATCTGTCACCAGTGTGCTCTTTGGGGCGGCACTCACTCCGGACATACTTTCAAACCTTTGGAGGAAGTCTACGAGCATCACGTTACTCAGATCAAGGGTGAAGTAGGACAACTTAAAAGACGCCTGACAGAGCTCATAAGCCTGGTTCAAGAAGTG GAACGAAATGTTGAATCCGTCAGAGCGGCCAAGGATGAGCGAGTGAGGGAAATTCGAAATGCGGTTGAGCTCATGATAGCTCGTCTGGATTCACAATTGAAAGCCAAGCTCCTTACCCTGATGGGAcagaaaaattctttgactTTGGAGACTGAGCAGCTGGAGGCTCTTCTACAGGAAGTCGAGCATCAGCTTCATTCCTGCACGAGATCCGAGCTAATTGTAAAAAGCCCCGAACTCTCGCGAATGATTcatcaaattcgaaaaaagccAATGACGAGTTTCGTCACCGCCCCCGTTCCTGCCGATTTTCACAGTGAGATCGTACCAGGTTACGACAGTGCGACTTTTGCTATGCAACATTTTACACAGCTACAGTTGAAGGCCGATCCCGTTTACTCGGCTCCGCTTCACGTCAATGGATTATGCTGGAGGCTCAAAGTTTATCCGGACGGTAACGGCGTCGTGAGAGGGAATTACCTCTCCGTATTTCTCGAACTCAGCGCCGGCCTTCCCGAGACCTCTAA GTACGAATATCGAGTGGAAATGATTCATCAAGGATCACGAGATACGAGCAAAAATATTGTACGCGAGTTTGCATCGGATTTTGAAATTGGTGAGTGCTGGGGCTATAACCGTTTCTTTCGCCTGGATCTTCTGGCGACCGAAGGCTATCTCAATACGGAACTCGATACCCTGATTCTCAG ATTCCAGGTAAGACCGCCCACGTTCTATCAGCGCTGTAGAGATCAACAATGGTACATAAGTCAATTGGTGACTGTACAAAATCAATACGCCACTCagataaatgaattgaaagaG CGACTGGCAATCGAAATATCGCGGAATGCGATAACGACACCGAGAGTAACGAGCGGTCCGAGTGCGATAAACCTCGCCAGCTTGAATctccagcagcagcaacaacaaaatCAGGTCGCGGGTGAACCGCTCATAAATATAAGCACCACGCAAGCTTTAGATAATTTTCATCCGAATTTGCCGAATTCTTCCACTCCTACGAGATCAgtacaaaatatattgatgaaCAACGCCGACAGTCCGGCTGTTTGTTCTTTGCTGAGTAGCCAGCCTTGTGAAATTCCTGACATCGGCGGAGCGCGTCCACCGCTCGGTTCGGTGTCTACTACTATCTCGTCAGTATCGAGCAAAAGCAACACCAACGGCTCCATTTCCAGTCCGAAAACTGTtaagcaacaacagcagcaacggATGGGATGCACCTCTGCAAGTGAACCGACCTCGACGAACGATTGCACCGGAATTACAGCTGCTGGTGGAGATTGTCGGATACTCAATGGCGAAACGCCCTCACCCACCCATCATTCCTCCCCGACGATGCTTCGCGATCTCCAGAGCCTACATATACCTTCGAGCAGtagtagcagcagcagcagtggCAGTAGCGACAGTGGT gatatGAGCGAACATGACATTTATCTTGATGATTGCGAACCGAACGTAACTCTTCCGGATGACAATTCTAACGACGAGAACGACGTCGACGATGAGACGATGTCTG gTGAAAACGACGTGGAAATAGCAGAGGCGTTGGTACCGTGGATACGACCTAAGCAGCGTGTGAAAGATCGGCGAGAGAATGACACTAATACTCCTGACTCAAACGT GGGACTCGGTCGAGGGAAGAACGATGGTTCGGAAGACGAAATAATGTTGCTGCACTTATTCAAAATGCAAGATCGGAAACCACCGCCGGCAGGCTGGTCCTCGTTGCGAAAACATTTTCGAGACAAATTCGCGGAAGTAGCGAGACTAGCCAATATTACAACAGGATCGCCTACCGGCCACGGGAGTCCTCTCGTCGCATCACCAATTTGCAATGCGGCTTCATATTCTCACAAGCATCCAGACTCTCGTGAGAACCCGACCACGTCAACGTGTGGAACCGGCGGTTGCAGCAACGTCGCTCAAAGCATCGTTGATCGTCACCGTAGCCCCGATTATTGTAGAATATCGCCGCGAACCCCCAACAATCGTTGGTTACCGGACGTCGCCGCAGCTGCCGTATCACTGCCCTCGACAGCGTCTTCACTGTGCGGTCTTTCCACAGGCACGACCAAATCTGAGCCAGCCACACGCTCCAATTCCCTCGATTGCGACAAAGATTCATTGAATTCATTTACGACAGCCATCAACCGTTATAATACGACGGAACCAACGTCTGAAAGTTTGCGAGCAAATCCGGATCTCTCTGTGCCAAACG ttgcCCTCGAtagtaataaaattatttcaaaaaacgtAGCGGAGGCATTGTCACCTTCAGGGACGCAAGTAACTGATGCCGTTGCAAGGAGTTGCGGCCAACAGGCACAAGGAGATGGTAGTCGAATATTGGATCTCACGTATCAATTGATCAAGTGTATGCCACGTGGTCCAGTGGCGGAGGAAGCTGCCAGTGCATTTTGGGCAGAAATGAG AACGCAAGCAATCAGGGAGGGCTTATTTGTGGATCGAGAAGCGAGCGTTGGTAGCGGTAGCGGTAGAAGTAGCAGCAGTAGTAACGAGGGCATCGTCGTCGGGCCGTGCAGTGGCGGGACCAACAACGGCGCCAGTGCTATACATCCAGTTTCTCCCATGGCAACTTTTGAAGGACCGAGCAATGCCAATTTGACGcctactgctgctgctgctgctgctgctgctacggGAACCACAATCCCTGCTCCGAATCCAAATAATTACAGCTGGACTCCGCCGCCACCATATCAGCACAAACATG ATCACGCGCAATGCCTCGAAGgccgaaagaaaaatgtatga